A window of the Citrus sinensis cultivar Valencia sweet orange chromosome 9, DVS_A1.0, whole genome shotgun sequence genome harbors these coding sequences:
- the LOC102621067 gene encoding derlin-1-like, with product MPVNRTTRTPSNTTYPKASVFRLPKDKHTDIAMSTPAEYYNSLPPVSKTYGVACFMATAAFYLQLYNPKNIALKYEDVIKRFQVWRVVTNFFFLGPFSFRFAFRLIIIAKYGVSLERGPFDKRTADYLWMLMFGALSLLVMAAIPPLRTPFMGPSLVFMMVYIWGREFPNARISIYGVVSLKGFYLPWAMLALELIFGNPLLPAILGMVAGHLYYFLTVLHPLAGGKYIFKTPLFVHKLVAFWGEGTQVNSPVPRNPQAGVAFRGRSYSLSGTRSTAPSAEQPETNTTIPSEQPNATAGGVAFRGRSYRLDGR from the exons CAAAAGACAAACACACAGATATTGCAATGTCTACCCCAGCAGA ATATTACAATTCTCTGCCACCGGTGAGCAAGACATATGGGGTGGCATGTTTCATGGCCACAGCTGCCTTTTATTTACAGCTTTATAATCCCAAGAATATTGCTCTCAAGTATGAAGATGTAATCAAACGTTTCCAG GTTTGGAGGGTTGTTACCAACTTCTTCTTCCTCGGGCCATTCTCATTTCGTTTTGCATTTCGTCTCATAATAAT aGCAAAATATGGTGTTTCACTAGAGAGGGGGCCTTTCGACAAGAGGACTGCAGACTACTTGTGGATGTTAATGTTTGGAGCACTATCACTTCTG GTGATGGCTGCTATACCACCTCTGCGGACTCCGTTCATGGGGCCTTCCTTAGTATTCATGATGGTTTACATTTGGGGCCGAGAGTTCCCAAATGCACGTATCAGCATTTATGGTGTTGTTTCATTGAAG GGCTTCTATCTTCCATGGGCAATGCTAGCACTTGAATTGATATTTGGGAATCCTTTATTGCCGGCTATTCTTGGAATGGTCGCGGGACATCTTTATTACTTCTTAACTGTTCTTCATCCTCTCGCCGGCGGAAAGTACATTTTCAAGACTCCTCTCTTTGT TCACAAACTAGTTGCATTTTGGGGGGAGGGGACTCAAGTAAACTCCCCCGTGCCAAGGAATCCACAGGCCGGCGTTGCATTCCGCGGCAGAAGCTACAGCCTGAGTGGTACCCGAAGCACCGCCCCATCCGCAGAACAGCCAGAAACTAACACAACAATTCCTTCTGAGCAACCCAATGCAACAGCTGGCGGAGTTGCCTTCCGGGGCAGAAGTTACCGGCTTGATGGCCGATAA